The Candidatus Methylomirabilota bacterium genome contains the following window.
CGAGCGGCGCAGCTTGTCGGGGGCCTGGTTGCGGTAGTAGCGCAGCGAGCAGCCCAGCGCGGAGCGGTTCTTGACGAGCAGGCGGTTGGCCGGGATCTGCTGCACGCCGCCCACGAAGCCCACCAGCAGCATGCGCCCGCCCCACCCCAGCGCGGAGAGCGCGGCGTCGGCCAGCTCGCCGCCGACGGGATCGAAGCACACGTCGGCGCCGCGGTCTCCGGTCAACGCCATCACCCGCCCGGTGAGATTCTCGGTCGCGTAGTTCACGAGCGCGTCGGCGCCGTGCTCCCGGGCCACCTCCAGCTTCTCGGTGGTGCTGGCCCCCGCGATCACGCGGGCGCCCATCGCGCGGCCGATCTCCACCGCGGTGAGCCCGACGCCACCTGCCGCCCCGAGCACGAGCAAGGTCTCTCCCGCCTCGAGCCGGCCCTGCCAGCGGATCGCCACGTCGCTCGAAATGTAGGCGATCGGGAACGCGCCTGCCTCCTCGAAGGACATGCCGGCCGGGATGGCGAACGTCTCGCTCTCCCGGGCCACCGCCTGCTCGGCCAGCCCGCCCCAGCCGAGCGTGGCCATGACCCGGTCGCCGGGGCGGAACCGCGTGACCGCGGCGCCGCGGGCGGCGACCACGCCCGCGGTCTCGAGCCCCGGGCTGAACGGAAACGGCGGGCGGGTCTGGTACTTGCCGGCCACCATGATCGAGTCGGCGTAGTTGACCGAGGTGGCGCGCACGTCGATGAGCACCTCGTCGGGCGCGGGCACCGGCGTGGCCACGTTCTCGAGCTTCAAATCGTCGACCGCGCCCCACGCGCGACAGATCACGGCCCGCACGTCGTTCTCCTCACGGCGCAGGAGTATACCTCCGCGCCGCGGACGCGTGCGGCGCTTTCCCGGTCGAGGCTCCGGCCGATGCGGCTACGCGCCGGGCGCCTCGGGCGCGGTGCCGGCGGACGGCGAGAAGTCGACGCGCGTCCGCACGTCCTCGCCGATCGGCCGGCCCAGCACCCGCGCGAGGGCGCCCTCGCTCTCGATCGGTCCGTGCTGGCTCCGGAACCGCACGATCGCCGCAGCCTGCGCCGAGTCGAGTCCGGGCAGCTCCAGCAGCTCCTGCTCGTTGGCCAGATTGATCCGCACCTTGCTCGCCATGTACGCCTCCTCGTCGGCCCGAACGCCGCCACCCGGAATCGAGCAATCTCTGTGCCTCGACCGAGCCGCGCGTCCCTCGGTCCGCGGCGGCGCGTGTCGCGCGCGGGGCATTCGACTGGCCCACGACGCGGGGAGCGACCGGGAAGGAATGGTCGGGGAGGAGTTACCGGGCGGGGCGCATTGCCCGTGACGCAGCGGCAGGCTATAGTAGGCGCCGCTCGTTCCCCAATCGTCACGCACTCCAACGCCGGAGGATCCGCCGATGCGCCGCCTCTCCCGCCCGCTCGCCCTATTGCTCGCGATTGCCTCGTTCGCTCCCGCCGCGGTCGTGCTGCCCGCCGCGCAGGCGGCCGACGACGTGAAGATCGCGCTGGTGGCGCCGATGTCCGGACGCTGGGCCCGCCAGGGACAGCTGATGAAGATGGGCGCGGACATGGCGGTCGAGGAGATCAACAGCCAGGGCGGGATCAAGGCGCTCGGCGGGGCCAAGATCGTGGTGCGCGAGACCGACGCGGGCGACAGCGTGGAGAAGGCGGTGAGCGCGGCCCAGCGCGTGCTCACCCGCGAGAAGATCAGCGCGGGCATCGGCTCCTGGCTCAGCTCGTTCACCCTGGGCGTCACCGAGGTGGCCGAGCGGCTGCAGGTGCCGTGGCTGACCCTCTCCTACGCCGACAGCATCACCGAGCGCGGCTTCAAGTACACGTTCCAGAGCTCGCCGGTATCGGGGCTGCAGGCCGAGCAGGCCCTCGACCTCGTGGTGGACATCGGCAAGAAGAACAACCGCCCGATCAAGAAGGCGGCGCTGGTGGGCGACAACACCGCGGCCACCGTCTTCTTCTTCAAGCCCCTGCGCGAGAAGCTGCTCGCGGCCAAGGGCATCGAGCTGGTGGCCGACGAGGTGTGGACCCCGCCGCTGGCCGACGCGACCTCCATCGTGCAGAAGCTCCGCACCGCCCAGCCCGACATCGTCTTCTACGGCGCCACCAACTTCCCGGATTCGGTCCAGGTGCTGCAGAAGGTGAAGGAGTTCGGGGTCAAGACCGCGATCCAGGGAGTGGGCGCGTGGCTGGTGACGCCCGAGTACGTGAAGACCATCGGCAAGGAGACGCTCGACTCCATCCAGACGGTGGTGGCCGCTCATCCCATGAAGGGGCAGGAGGAGCTGGTGAAGAAGTTCAAGCAGCGCACCGGCGAGCCCTTCATGACCCAGGATCCGCTCTGCACCTACGCCCACGTCTGGATCATCAAGGAGGCGGCCGAGCAGGCCAAGTCCGCCGATCCCAAGGCGATCCGCGACGCCATCGCCAAGCTCGACCTGACGAGCGGGCCGGCCGCCTCCTCGCTCTACCCGAACCGCATCAAGTTCGACGACCGCGGCCGTCGCGTGGGCGCGAGCCCGATCATCGTGCAGTGGCAGGACGGCGAGCCCTACACGGTGGTGCCGACCGCGGTGGCGACGCGTCCCATCGCGCTGCACAAGTAGCGCCGACCGGGTCCGGCTCGCCGTGGTCGCGAGCGAGCTCGCCCAGTACGTGGTCACGGGCCTGCTCGTGGGGGGCGTCTACGCCCTCATGAGCGTCGGCCTGGCCCTCATTTTCGGCGTCATGCGCGTCGTCAACTTCGCCCAGGGCGATTTCATGATGCTGGGGATGTACCTGACGTACTACTACGCGGTCGCCCTGCACGTGGACCCGCTGCTCGGCGCGCTCTTCACGCTGCCGCCGTTCTTCGTGCTGGGGCTGCTCGTGCACCGCGCGTTCCTGACGCGGGTCACCGGGGGCGGCGATCCCAACCGGGAGATGGACGCCCAGCTCATCCTGACCCTCGGGCTGTCCCTCGTCATCACCAACACCACCACCATGATCCTGTCGCCGATGCCCCGCGGCATCAACGCGCCCTACGCCTCGAAGGCCTTCGTCCTCGGGCCGCTGCTGCTCAACCAGGCGCGCTCGTACTCCTTCCTCATGGCGCTCTTGCTCGCCGCCGGGGTCTACGTGCTGCTCACCCGCACCGACCTGGGCCGGGCGCTCCGCGCCGCCGCCGACGACCCGGAGGCGGCGGCCTACCAGGCCATCAACGTGCGCGCGATGCACGGCGTGGCCTTCGGCATCGGCATCGCGCTGGTCGCGGCGGCGGGTGGCCTGCTCGCCACCTATCACCCGATCGAGCCCAACGTCGCGGTCAACTTCATCGTCCTGATGTTCGTCGCGGTGGTGCTGGGCGGGCTCGGCAGCATCCCGGGTGCCTTCGTGGGCGGCCTCGTGATCGGCCTCGTGCAGTCGCTCACGCTCCTGCTGCTGCCGCTTCAGCTGCAGAACGTCGGGGTGTTCGTCACCTTCCTCGTCGTGCTCTACGTGCGGCCGCAGGGCCTGTTCGGCCGGCGCGCGCGGGCCGTGTAGCAGGCTGATGAAAAGGGCCCATCTGCTTCATTGGACCCGGGGCTGGGTCGGCATCGCGGCAATCGTCGCGATCGGCCTCGCCCTGTCGCTGGTCATCACCGAGCGCTACCACCACCGCATCCTCACCCTGGTCTTCCTGTGGGCGGCCATGGGGCTCGCGTGGAACATCATCAGCGGCTACGCCGGGCAGATCTCGTTCGGCCACCAGGCCTTCTTCGGCATCGGCGCCTACGTCACCGTGCTGCTGGCCGCCAAGGCCGGGGTCACCCCGTGGCTCGGCATGCTCGCGGGCGCTTTGGTGGCGGTGCTGGCCGCGCTGCTCATCGGCACGCCCACCTTCCGCCTCGCCGGCATCTACTTCGGCCTGGCCACGCTGGCCTACCCGCTGATCTTCCGCATCGTCATGGACTACCTGGGCTACCAGGAAGTGGCGATCCCGATGGTGCGCGACCGCCCGGCTCTCTTCATGCAATTCACCGAGCCGCGCTCGTTCGATCTCCTCGCCCTCGCCCTGCTCGCCGCGACCCTGGTGCTCTCGCGCCTGATCGAGGGCTCGCGTCTGGGCTACTCGCTGCGCGCGATCAAGGAGAACGAGCAGGCCGCGCTCGCCATGGGGGTGGACGCCTTCCGCTGCAAGATGGCGGCGTACGCGCTGAGCGCGGCCCCCGCCGCGCTGGCCGGCGCGATCTACTCGCACGCGATCCTGTTCGTGGTCACCCCGGAGGCGGTCTTCGGCGTCCTCGTGATCGTGCAGACGCTGGTGGTGTGCCTGGTCGGCGGGGTCGGCACGCTCTGGGGCCCGGTGATCGGCGCCGCGATCATGATCCCGGTGAGCGAGATCCTCGACAGCACGGTGGGCGACCGCCTGCCCGGCATCCAGGGCGTGGTCTACGGCGCCGCGCTGATGGGCATCATGATGTTCGCCCCCGAAGGACTCTTCTGGCGGCTCGGACGAGGGCGCGCCGGGGCGGCGGCGGCGCCGGCTCCCGCCGCGACCACGGCCGCCGCGGTCGAGCCCGACGGCGCGACGACACGGGCCGCGGTGCCCGCGACCAGCAGCGCGGTGGTGCTCGAC
Protein-coding sequences here:
- a CDS encoding NADPH:quinone oxidoreductase family protein, which codes for MRAVICRAWGAVDDLKLENVATPVPAPDEVLIDVRATSVNYADSIMVAGKYQTRPPFPFSPGLETAGVVAARGAAVTRFRPGDRVMATLGWGGLAEQAVARESETFAIPAGMSFEEAGAFPIAYISSDVAIRWQGRLEAGETLLVLGAAGGVGLTAVEIGRAMGARVIAGASTTEKLEVAREHGADALVNYATENLTGRVMALTGDRGADVCFDPVGGELADAALSALGWGGRMLLVGFVGGVQQIPANRLLVKNRSALGCSLRYYRNQAPDKLRRS
- a CDS encoding helix-hairpin-helix domain-containing protein — its product is MASKVRINLANEQELLELPGLDSAQAAAIVRFRSQHGPIESEGALARVLGRPIGEDVRTRVDFSPSAGTAPEAPGA
- a CDS encoding ABC transporter substrate-binding protein; this encodes MRRLSRPLALLLAIASFAPAAVVLPAAQAADDVKIALVAPMSGRWARQGQLMKMGADMAVEEINSQGGIKALGGAKIVVRETDAGDSVEKAVSAAQRVLTREKISAGIGSWLSSFTLGVTEVAERLQVPWLTLSYADSITERGFKYTFQSSPVSGLQAEQALDLVVDIGKKNNRPIKKAALVGDNTAATVFFFKPLREKLLAAKGIELVADEVWTPPLADATSIVQKLRTAQPDIVFYGATNFPDSVQVLQKVKEFGVKTAIQGVGAWLVTPEYVKTIGKETLDSIQTVVAAHPMKGQEELVKKFKQRTGEPFMTQDPLCTYAHVWIIKEAAEQAKSADPKAIRDAIAKLDLTSGPAASSLYPNRIKFDDRGRRVGASPIIVQWQDGEPYTVVPTAVATRPIALHK
- a CDS encoding branched-chain amino acid ABC transporter permease, with translation MVASELAQYVVTGLLVGGVYALMSVGLALIFGVMRVVNFAQGDFMMLGMYLTYYYAVALHVDPLLGALFTLPPFFVLGLLVHRAFLTRVTGGGDPNREMDAQLILTLGLSLVITNTTTMILSPMPRGINAPYASKAFVLGPLLLNQARSYSFLMALLLAAGVYVLLTRTDLGRALRAAADDPEAAAYQAINVRAMHGVAFGIGIALVAAAGGLLATYHPIEPNVAVNFIVLMFVAVVLGGLGSIPGAFVGGLVIGLVQSLTLLLLPLQLQNVGVFVTFLVVLYVRPQGLFGRRARAV
- a CDS encoding branched-chain amino acid ABC transporter ATP-binding protein/permease translates to MKRAHLLHWTRGWVGIAAIVAIGLALSLVITERYHHRILTLVFLWAAMGLAWNIISGYAGQISFGHQAFFGIGAYVTVLLAAKAGVTPWLGMLAGALVAVLAALLIGTPTFRLAGIYFGLATLAYPLIFRIVMDYLGYQEVAIPMVRDRPALFMQFTEPRSFDLLALALLAATLVLSRLIEGSRLGYSLRAIKENEQAALAMGVDAFRCKMAAYALSAAPAALAGAIYSHAILFVVTPEAVFGVLVIVQTLVVCLVGGVGTLWGPVIGAAIMIPVSEILDSTVGDRLPGIQGVVYGAALMGIMMFAPEGLFWRLGRGRAGAAAAPAPAATTAAAVEPDGATTRAAVPATSSAVVLDVRSVSKAFLGLQALTEVTFDVRDREILGIIGPNGAGKTTLFNVLNGFLLPERGEIRWQGEPITGLSPHLVCRRGIGRTFQVVRFFPRLTVLENVMVGAFAHGGTPAAATARAREALARVGLAGRAAVTPSGLTTLELRLMELARCLATAPRLVLLDEPLAGLAADGVEILSAMIRRVRRAGVTVVIIEHTIQALVKIADRLVVLDQGRRLAEGLPGDVTRNPAVIEAYLGQRWLARHASTHAADLRP